One Tolypothrix bouteillei VB521301 DNA window includes the following coding sequences:
- the ispF gene encoding 2-C-methyl-D-erythritol 2,4-cyclodiphosphate synthase, giving the protein MNIRVGNGYDIHRLVSDRPLILGGVNIPHSLGLLGHSDADVLTHAIMDAMLGALSLGDIGHYFPPTDPQWAGADSLVLLSQVHQLICDRGWEVSNIDSVVVAERPKLKPHIETMRSKIASVLQIEPDRVGVKATTNEKLGPVGREEGICAYAVVLLTRG; this is encoded by the coding sequence ATGAATATTCGCGTTGGTAATGGATACGACATTCACCGCTTAGTGAGCGATCGCCCTTTGATTTTGGGCGGAGTTAATATTCCCCATTCCCTAGGTTTGTTAGGACACAGTGATGCGGATGTTCTCACACACGCGATTATGGACGCCATGCTAGGGGCGCTTTCTTTGGGGGATATCGGACATTATTTTCCACCCACCGATCCCCAATGGGCGGGTGCAGATAGTTTGGTGCTGTTGAGTCAAGTGCATCAACTGATTTGCGATCGCGGTTGGGAAGTCAGCAATATTGATTCAGTCGTCGTAGCAGAACGCCCGAAATTAAAACCACACATTGAAACAATGCGCTCAAAAATAGCCAGTGTTTTGCAAATCGAACCGGATCGAGTCGGCGTAAAAGCAACAACTAATGAAAAATTAGGTCCGGTAGGCAGAGAAGAAGGGATTTGTGCTTACGCTGTCGTTTTACTTACACGGGGTTAG
- the trmD gene encoding tRNA (guanosine(37)-N1)-methyltransferase TrmD: MRFDIVTLFPDCFTSVLTSGLIGKALAKQIAQVNLVNPRDFTNDKHRKVDDEPYGGGVGMLMKPEPIFTAVESLPTLPRREVILMSPQGQTIDQPLLRELATNYNQLVIICGHYEGVDERVLHLVDREVSLGDFILTGGELPAMVLINGVIRLIPGTVGKVESLKVESFEEGLLDYPQYTRPASFRGWKVPEVLLSGNHAAIAKWRYEQQISRTRQRRPDLLKNWEQMRARDKGDKGDKGE, translated from the coding sequence GTGCGCTTTGATATAGTTACGCTATTTCCTGACTGTTTCACTTCTGTTCTCACTTCCGGGTTAATAGGTAAAGCCCTCGCAAAACAGATTGCCCAAGTCAATCTCGTTAATCCAAGAGACTTTACTAACGATAAACACCGGAAAGTAGATGATGAACCCTACGGGGGCGGTGTAGGAATGCTGATGAAGCCAGAACCTATCTTTACCGCTGTAGAATCTCTACCGACTTTACCCAGAAGAGAAGTTATCTTGATGAGTCCTCAAGGTCAAACCATAGATCAACCCCTGTTGCGAGAACTCGCAACAAACTACAACCAGCTGGTCATCATCTGCGGGCATTATGAAGGAGTTGATGAGCGAGTACTGCATCTGGTTGACCGTGAAGTGTCCTTAGGCGATTTTATTCTCACAGGGGGTGAATTGCCAGCAATGGTTTTAATTAACGGTGTCATACGTCTAATACCCGGAACCGTTGGCAAAGTAGAATCTTTGAAAGTAGAAAGTTTTGAAGAGGGTTTGTTGGACTATCCCCAGTATACTCGCCCCGCCTCTTTTCGCGGATGGAAAGTCCCTGAAGTCCTTCTTTCAGGCAATCACGCTGCCATTGCCAAGTGGCGCTACGAACAACAAATTTCTAGAACCCGTCAGCGCCGTCCCGATTTGCTCAAAAATTGGGAACAGATGAGAGCAAGGGACAAGGGAGACAAGGGAGACAAGGGAGAATAA